One Brachybacterium kimchii genomic window carries:
- a CDS encoding carbohydrate ABC transporter permease has protein sequence MSTTTSTVADPSTGSADATRRRRARRGRRSGSTRRVDPVYYLFLFPALAIFTLAITLPAVLGFAYSFTNSIGFGDWEFIGLRNYVAMFRDQGIVSAYLFTLGFALVTVIVVNVLAFFLALGLTSRIRLQAALRTVFVLPMVISGIIIAFVFKFLFSTTLPGIGSALGIESLSTSILANESLAWIAIVIVTAWSTIPSTMLIYIAGLVTIPDEVYEAASIDGAGPAKRLWNITLPLVSGFIVINTILGFKNYLNAYDIVVGLTDGGPGTATRTVAMSIFKGFTGGDYGYQMANAFVFFLISIVIAVIQLSITRGKASFGA, from the coding sequence ATGTCAACGACGACATCCACCGTCGCCGACCCCTCCACGGGGTCCGCCGACGCCACGCGGAGGCGCAGGGCCCGCAGGGGCCGCCGCAGCGGAAGCACCCGCCGCGTCGATCCCGTCTACTACCTGTTCCTCTTCCCGGCGCTCGCGATCTTCACCCTCGCGATCACCCTGCCGGCCGTGCTCGGCTTCGCCTACTCCTTCACGAACTCGATCGGGTTCGGCGACTGGGAGTTCATCGGCCTGCGCAACTACGTCGCGATGTTCCGCGACCAGGGCATCGTCTCGGCCTACCTGTTCACGCTCGGATTCGCGCTGGTCACCGTGATCGTCGTGAACGTCCTCGCGTTCTTCCTCGCCCTGGGCCTGACCTCGCGGATCCGCCTGCAGGCGGCGCTGCGCACGGTGTTCGTGCTGCCGATGGTGATCTCCGGGATCATCATCGCCTTCGTCTTCAAGTTCCTGTTCTCCACGACGCTGCCCGGCATCGGCTCGGCGCTGGGCATCGAGTCGCTGTCCACCTCGATCCTCGCGAACGAGTCGCTGGCCTGGATCGCGATCGTCATCGTCACCGCCTGGTCGACGATCCCCTCGACGATGCTCATCTACATCGCGGGACTGGTGACGATCCCCGACGAGGTCTACGAGGCCGCGTCGATCGACGGCGCCGGGCCCGCGAAGCGGCTGTGGAACATCACCCTGCCGCTGGTCTCCGGCTTCATCGTCATCAACACGATCCTGGGCTTCAAGAACTACCTGAACGCCTACGACATCGTCGTGGGCCTCACCGACGGAGGACCCGGCACCGCGACCCGCACGGTCGCCATGTCGATCTTCAAAGGCTTCACCGGAGGCGACTACGGCTACCAGATGGCCAACGCCTTCGTCTTCTTCCTCATCAGCATCGTCATCGCGGTCATCCAGCTGAGCATCACCCGCGGGAAAGCGAGCTTCGGAGCATGA
- a CDS encoding ABC transporter substrate-binding protein, which translates to MSPSSPPRSPLSRRGLLAAGGLLAAAGLAGCGGTGGSGGSGGSVIFYQSKREAIQYFDDLLVTFRKEHQDINVVHDIATNLSASFVRKNPPDIACQNYNLEMARFMERGALSDLADMPEADLIRDDVQELVNWYPGYEGRTSVIPFSVAGAAVIYNRRIFEEQHLEIPTTWDEFTEVCEKLQKADITPIYGTFGDPWTVSQGLFDYTIGGMMDVRAFFERVNELGEEVGPDSDTSFQKDMLKPIERMLELKKYHQDDAASRFYGDGNTAMGNGKAAMLLQGPWALAEIEKAGSKEDLSCFPLPVTDDPADLKIRVNIDLSLWIPEGADRKDEARELLSFLMTPEVMDPYNKALLAMGTTKDAPPAKDPRIAPMQKFYDDAAFYQGASQFIPTTIPFTNYLQSILFGADPKTILAKVDNDFASLAYRS; encoded by the coding sequence ATGTCCCCCTCCTCCCCACCCCGATCGCCGCTGAGCCGTCGCGGACTGCTGGCCGCCGGCGGCCTGCTCGCCGCCGCGGGCCTCGCCGGATGCGGCGGCACCGGCGGATCCGGCGGGTCCGGCGGATCCGTGATCTTCTACCAGTCCAAGCGCGAGGCCATCCAGTACTTCGACGACCTGCTGGTGACGTTCCGCAAGGAGCACCAGGACATCAACGTGGTGCACGACATCGCCACGAACCTCTCGGCGAGCTTCGTGCGCAAGAACCCTCCGGACATCGCCTGCCAGAACTACAACCTCGAGATGGCGCGGTTCATGGAGCGCGGCGCCCTCTCCGACCTCGCGGACATGCCCGAGGCCGACCTGATCAGGGATGACGTCCAGGAGCTCGTGAACTGGTATCCCGGCTACGAGGGACGCACCTCGGTGATCCCGTTCTCCGTCGCGGGCGCCGCGGTGATCTACAACCGCCGCATCTTCGAGGAGCAGCACCTCGAGATCCCCACCACCTGGGACGAGTTCACCGAGGTCTGCGAGAAGCTCCAGAAGGCCGACATCACCCCGATCTACGGCACCTTCGGGGACCCGTGGACCGTCAGCCAGGGCCTGTTCGACTACACCATCGGCGGAATGATGGACGTGCGCGCCTTCTTCGAGCGCGTGAACGAGCTGGGCGAGGAAGTCGGCCCCGACTCCGACACCTCCTTCCAGAAGGACATGCTGAAGCCCATCGAGCGGATGCTCGAGCTCAAGAAGTACCACCAGGACGATGCGGCCTCCCGCTTCTACGGCGACGGCAACACGGCCATGGGCAACGGCAAGGCGGCGATGCTCCTGCAGGGGCCGTGGGCGCTCGCCGAGATCGAGAAGGCGGGCAGCAAGGAAGACCTCTCCTGCTTCCCGCTGCCCGTGACGGATGATCCCGCCGACCTCAAGATCCGCGTGAACATCGACCTCTCGCTGTGGATCCCCGAGGGCGCGGACCGCAAGGACGAGGCCCGCGAGCTCCTCTCGTTCCTGATGACGCCGGAGGTCATGGACCCGTACAACAAGGCGCTGCTGGCGATGGGCACCACCAAGGACGCCCCGCCCGCGAAGGACCCGCGGATCGCGCCGATGCAGAAGTTCTACGACGACGCCGCCTTCTACCAGGGCGCCTCGCAGTTCATCCCCACCACGATCCCCTTCACGAACTATCTGCAGTCGATCCTGTTCGGCGCGGACCCGAAGACGATCCTCGCGAAGGTCGACAACGACTTCGCGAGCCTCGCCTACCGCTCCTGA
- a CDS encoding ROK family protein, which yields MSAGSARSPRLLRHINSGELLRFALGTGDFAAGEAMAASGLTRATVLGVCDDLVAAGWLEEIADSRAAGLSSRGRPARRYRVPEDAGYVVGVDAGEHRLHVLVADLRGRVLASAHEELIADDGELGPAVLDAEARVRAVRRAITGTLENAGVEAADVLLNVVGVPAPVDAGGRTPVGDGRFWPRMNPDLGARLDGRVLVENDANLAALAEHAHDPADDVATLVTGERFGAGLIVDGHLLRGYRGGAGELRLLELTLRDDPETGAGATDGLGALARRWARHELETTTVPSTLRGIAREEVGAPDVFAAALAGDALAERVIERLGARLAHVAVVLESVLDVEKIVIAGGIASAVEPVLAAARTVLESEASPPIPELVASVLGREVIARGAVELALTRVREEPLAFSPRTSRAGG from the coding sequence ATGTCCGCAGGCTCCGCTCGATCACCGCGTCTCCTGCGGCACATCAACAGTGGTGAGCTGCTGCGGTTCGCCCTGGGCACGGGGGATTTCGCGGCGGGCGAGGCGATGGCGGCGAGCGGTCTGACGCGCGCCACCGTGCTGGGTGTGTGCGACGACCTGGTCGCCGCCGGGTGGCTCGAGGAGATCGCCGACAGTCGCGCCGCCGGCCTCTCGAGCCGGGGTCGCCCCGCGCGCCGCTACCGCGTTCCCGAGGACGCCGGGTACGTCGTCGGAGTCGACGCGGGAGAGCACCGACTTCACGTGCTCGTCGCCGACCTGCGCGGCCGTGTGCTCGCCTCCGCCCACGAGGAGCTGATCGCGGACGACGGGGAGCTCGGTCCCGCCGTCCTCGATGCCGAGGCGCGGGTGCGCGCCGTCCGTCGGGCGATCACGGGCACCCTCGAGAACGCGGGCGTCGAGGCGGCGGATGTGCTGCTGAACGTCGTCGGCGTGCCCGCGCCCGTCGATGCGGGCGGGCGCACTCCCGTGGGCGACGGCCGCTTCTGGCCGCGCATGAACCCTGATCTCGGGGCCCGGCTCGACGGCAGGGTCCTCGTCGAGAACGATGCGAACCTCGCGGCCCTCGCGGAGCACGCCCATGATCCTGCCGACGACGTCGCGACCCTGGTCACCGGGGAGCGCTTCGGCGCCGGGCTGATCGTCGACGGCCATCTGCTGCGCGGCTACCGCGGGGGAGCGGGCGAGCTGCGGCTGCTCGAGCTCACGCTGCGTGATGACCCGGAGACCGGAGCCGGGGCGACCGACGGTCTCGGCGCGCTGGCGCGGCGCTGGGCGCGCCACGAGCTCGAGACGACGACCGTCCCGTCGACCCTGCGCGGGATCGCGCGCGAAGAGGTCGGCGCCCCGGACGTGTTCGCGGCCGCCCTCGCGGGCGATGCGCTCGCCGAGCGCGTGATCGAGCGGCTCGGTGCCCGGCTCGCGCACGTGGCCGTCGTGCTCGAGAGCGTCCTGGACGTCGAGAAGATCGTGATCGCGGGCGGCATCGCGAGCGCGGTCGAGCCGGTGCTCGCGGCGGCGCGCACGGTGCTCGAGTCCGAGGCCTCCCCGCCGATCCCCGAGCTGGTCGCGAGCGTGCTCGGACGCGAGGTCATCGCCCGGGGCGCCGTCGAGCTGGCTCTCACGCGGGTGCGTGAGGAGCCGCTCGCCTTCTCGCCGCGGACGTCGCGCGCAGGCGGCTGA
- a CDS encoding NADPH-dependent F420 reductase: protein MTAVTIFGTGSMANAIAGVLSSGGADVSHISHEQTGSAEITGDIVVLAVPYPAVDGILAQYGDQLAGRTVVDITNPLNFETFDSLVVPPDSSAAAGIQARLPESKVLKAFNTTFAGTLAAGTVGDLTTTVLVAGDDAEAKSTLVGLVEKGGLSAVDAGALSRARELESIGFLQLTLAAGEKISWTGGFGLVR, encoded by the coding sequence ATGACGGCAGTGACGATCTTCGGCACCGGGAGCATGGCGAATGCGATCGCGGGTGTGCTCAGCAGCGGGGGCGCGGATGTCTCCCACATCTCGCACGAGCAGACCGGCAGCGCCGAGATCACGGGTGACATCGTGGTCCTGGCCGTCCCCTACCCAGCCGTCGACGGCATCCTCGCGCAGTACGGCGACCAGCTCGCCGGCCGCACGGTCGTCGACATCACCAACCCGCTGAACTTCGAGACCTTCGACAGCCTCGTGGTGCCGCCCGACTCCTCGGCCGCCGCCGGGATCCAGGCGCGCCTGCCCGAGTCGAAGGTGCTCAAGGCCTTCAACACGACCTTCGCGGGCACGCTGGCCGCCGGCACCGTCGGGGACCTGACCACCACCGTGCTGGTCGCGGGCGACGACGCCGAGGCGAAGTCGACCCTCGTCGGGCTCGTCGAGAAGGGCGGCCTCTCGGCGGTCGACGCCGGCGCCCTCTCGCGCGCCCGTGAGCTCGAGTCGATCGGGTTCCTCCAGCTCACGCTCGCCGCGGGCGAGAAGATCTCGTGGACCGGGGGCTTCGGGCTGGTCCGCTGA
- a CDS encoding HNH endonuclease, with protein sequence MSVVKVFNKGYDPATGIGELLHTTSVRHAFGMIRRGVADPVELTLAGDDIVPTALELTRELSGAWVEGEGRRSVGFSFRAVHERDHWTCAYCGRSVSKTPPCSALLATVDHIMPVSRGGASSWTNLVSACRDCNGRKADRTPEEAEMPLRFAPYDPAVAYRVGGHVEVIPGIPEALAA encoded by the coding sequence AACAAGGGGTACGACCCGGCGACCGGGATCGGCGAGCTGCTGCACACGACCTCGGTCCGGCACGCGTTCGGGATGATCCGGCGTGGCGTCGCGGACCCCGTCGAGCTGACCCTGGCCGGCGACGACATCGTCCCCACGGCCCTGGAGCTGACGCGCGAGCTGAGCGGCGCGTGGGTCGAGGGCGAGGGCCGCCGCTCCGTCGGGTTCTCCTTCCGCGCCGTCCACGAGCGCGACCACTGGACCTGCGCCTACTGCGGGCGCAGCGTCTCCAAGACGCCGCCCTGCTCCGCGCTGCTGGCGACCGTCGACCACATCATGCCGGTCTCCCGCGGCGGCGCCTCGAGCTGGACGAACCTGGTCTCCGCCTGCCGCGACTGCAACGGCCGCAAGGCCGACCGCACGCCCGAGGAGGCAGAGATGCCCCTGCGCTTCGCGCCCTACGATCCTGCGGTCGCATATCGCGTGGGCGGGCACGTCGAGGTGATCCCCGGGATCCCCGAGGCGCTCGCGGCCTGA